One genomic region from Hyalangium minutum encodes:
- a CDS encoding spinster family MFS transporter, with the protein MSSLPAVAAPAPARDYSRAHYALFILTQINLVNYLDRYIVASALPSIQNDLGINNTQAGLLSTVFIVVFMLASPLGGYLGDRIPRKYLVAGGVLLWSLATGASGLAGTFVTLLLARAVIGIGEAGYGAVAPSIISDLYPRELRTRMLAFFYIAIPVGAAAGYGLGGFLTSTYSWHAAFFAGGVPGLLLGTLACFMPEPQRGAMDGPDAQTKLPFRVGLKGLAGNKAFWATTAGYTLMTFSIGGLGQWMPTYMVRVRGMAEGQAGLLFGGVTAVAGLLGTVAGGWLGDKMDRRREGGGLLLSGVGLLLASPFMYLALHLESEVATFAVIGVAQFLIFLNSGPINAAIVNCVQPSFRAFAMGLNVLCIHMLGDAISPTLIGAIADASTLTRAIEVNAVPVLFGGMALLMGAKLYHEAVPRPR; encoded by the coding sequence ATGAGCTCACTGCCAGCGGTGGCCGCGCCCGCGCCCGCGCGGGACTACTCGCGCGCGCACTACGCCCTCTTCATCCTCACGCAGATCAACCTGGTCAACTACCTCGACCGGTACATCGTCGCGAGCGCCCTGCCCAGCATCCAGAACGACCTGGGCATCAACAACACGCAGGCGGGCCTGCTCAGCACCGTCTTCATCGTGGTGTTCATGCTGGCCTCGCCGCTCGGCGGCTACCTTGGGGACAGGATCCCCCGGAAGTACCTCGTGGCGGGCGGGGTGCTCCTCTGGAGCCTCGCAACGGGGGCCTCGGGTCTGGCGGGCACCTTCGTGACGCTGCTGCTCGCGCGAGCTGTCATCGGCATCGGCGAGGCGGGCTATGGCGCGGTGGCGCCCTCCATCATCTCGGACCTCTACCCGCGCGAGCTGCGCACGCGGATGCTCGCGTTCTTCTACATCGCCATCCCCGTGGGCGCCGCGGCGGGCTACGGCCTGGGTGGCTTTCTGACCAGCACGTACTCGTGGCACGCGGCCTTCTTCGCGGGCGGAGTACCGGGGCTCCTCCTGGGGACGCTGGCCTGCTTCATGCCCGAGCCTCAGCGCGGCGCCATGGACGGGCCGGACGCGCAGACGAAGCTGCCCTTCCGCGTGGGGCTCAAGGGGCTGGCGGGCAACAAGGCCTTCTGGGCCACCACGGCGGGCTACACGCTGATGACGTTCTCCATCGGCGGGCTGGGGCAGTGGATGCCCACATATATGGTGAGGGTTCGCGGGATGGCGGAGGGCCAGGCGGGCCTCCTCTTCGGCGGCGTGACGGCCGTGGCGGGCCTGCTGGGCACGGTGGCGGGCGGGTGGCTCGGGGACAAGATGGACCGGCGCCGCGAGGGCGGTGGCCTGCTCCTGTCCGGCGTGGGCCTGCTGCTGGCTTCTCCGTTCATGTACCTCGCGCTGCACCTGGAGTCCGAGGTGGCCACGTTCGCCGTCATTGGCGTGGCGCAGTTCCTCATCTTCCTCAACAGCGGCCCCATCAACGCGGCGATCGTCAACTGCGTGCAGCCCTCCTTCCGCGCCTTCGCCATGGGGCTGAACGTGCTGTGCATCCACATGCTGGGAGACGCCATCTCGCCCACGCTCATTGGCGCCATCGCCGACGCGTCCACCCTCACCCGAGCCATCGAGGTGAACGCCGTGCCCGTGCTCTTCGGCGGTATGGCGCTGCTCATGGGCGCGAAGCTGTACCACGAGGCCGTCCCCCGCCCACGCTGA
- a CDS encoding aminotransferase class V-fold PLP-dependent enzyme translates to MSGSPLRSRWSLDPEITFLNHGSFGACPTEVLQAQTELRARLEAEPVRFFARELEPLLDEARGALGAFLDADPDDLAFVSNATAGVNTVLRSLQLSPGDELITTNHEYNASRNALDWAAGRMGVKVVVARLPWPSPTPQAVVNAVMEQVTPRTKLLLIDHISSQTALVLPLHEILHRMREQGVETLVDGAHGPGQVPLSLRTLGVGYYTGNCHKWLCAPKSAAFLYVRRDLQAGLKPLSVSHGHNSPRRDRSRFRLDFDWTGTHDPSAVLCVPLALRVMGGLLPGGWPALMADNRAKALAARKLLCERLGVAPHCPDEMVGAMATVGLPDGYPLEPSPPHYLDPLQDRLFFDYKIEVPITAWPKAPQRHLRLSAQAYNSHTEYQRLGDALEALLR, encoded by the coding sequence ATGAGCGGTTCGCCGCTGCGCTCGCGCTGGTCGCTGGATCCGGAGATCACCTTCCTCAACCACGGCTCGTTCGGCGCCTGCCCCACCGAGGTGCTTCAGGCCCAGACCGAGCTGCGCGCGCGACTGGAGGCCGAGCCCGTCCGCTTCTTCGCGCGGGAGCTCGAGCCGCTACTCGATGAAGCTCGCGGCGCACTGGGTGCCTTCCTCGACGCGGATCCGGACGACCTGGCCTTCGTGTCCAACGCCACCGCGGGCGTCAACACGGTGCTGCGCTCGCTGCAGCTCTCTCCCGGCGACGAGCTGATCACCACCAACCACGAGTACAACGCCTCGCGCAACGCGCTGGACTGGGCCGCCGGCCGCATGGGCGTGAAAGTGGTGGTGGCCCGGCTGCCCTGGCCCTCTCCCACGCCTCAGGCCGTGGTGAACGCCGTCATGGAGCAGGTGACTCCCCGCACCAAGCTGCTGCTCATCGACCACATCAGCAGCCAGACGGCGCTCGTTCTCCCCCTCCACGAGATCCTCCATCGCATGCGGGAGCAGGGCGTGGAGACGCTCGTGGATGGCGCACACGGCCCCGGCCAGGTGCCCTTGTCCCTTCGCACGCTCGGCGTCGGCTACTACACCGGCAACTGTCACAAGTGGCTCTGCGCTCCCAAGAGCGCGGCCTTCCTCTACGTGCGCAGAGACTTGCAGGCCGGGCTCAAGCCTCTGTCCGTCAGCCATGGCCACAACTCGCCGCGCCGGGACCGCTCCCGCTTCCGGCTGGATTTCGACTGGACGGGCACCCATGACCCCTCCGCGGTGCTCTGTGTCCCTCTGGCCCTGCGCGTCATGGGCGGACTGCTGCCCGGAGGCTGGCCCGCGCTGATGGCAGACAACCGTGCCAAGGCCCTGGCCGCTCGCAAGCTCCTCTGTGAGCGCCTCGGCGTTGCCCCCCATTGCCCCGACGAGATGGTGGGCGCCATGGCCACCGTGGGCCTCCCGGACGGCTACCCCTTGGAGCCCTCGCCTCCGCACTACCTGGACCCGCTCCAGGACCGGCTCTTCTTCGACTACAAGATCGAAGTGCCCATCACCGCCTGGCCCAAGGCGCCCCAGCGTCACCTCCGGCTGTCCGCTCAGGCCTACAACTCGCACACGGAGTACCAGCGGCTGGGTGATGCTTTGGAAGCGCTCCTGCGTTGA
- a CDS encoding Ppx/GppA phosphatase family protein: MPRFATIDVGTNSVLLLVADRTPEGQFQAILEKAEITRLGRGVDKSRRLSPEGMSATLEVLTAFANEARELGAEGIAVSATSAARDAQNGAEFLQAAQKQAGVTVEIISGELEAQLSFASAYMDFGSEAAGPLLVIDIGGGSTEFIYGNSAGRVDFRHSFDVGSVRLTERFIHSDPVPPAERERVTAHLRETFSSLPPPPPASELVGVAGTVTTLYALQHRIDPYDSTRVHGGTLTALQLGQLVDQLCSLPLADRRTLPGLQPKRADVIPAGALILHEALRALGLDECRVSDRGLRWGLMAHRFGASRS; this comes from the coding sequence ATGCCTCGCTTTGCCACCATCGACGTGGGCACCAACTCGGTCCTCCTGCTCGTCGCGGACCGAACTCCCGAAGGTCAGTTCCAAGCCATCCTCGAGAAGGCCGAGATCACCCGGCTGGGCCGAGGCGTGGACAAGAGCCGCCGCCTCTCTCCCGAGGGCATGAGCGCCACACTCGAGGTGCTGACGGCCTTCGCCAACGAGGCCCGTGAGCTGGGCGCCGAGGGCATCGCCGTGTCCGCCACCAGCGCGGCCCGGGACGCCCAGAACGGCGCGGAGTTCCTCCAGGCCGCCCAGAAGCAGGCCGGTGTCACCGTGGAGATCATCTCCGGCGAGCTGGAGGCCCAGCTGTCCTTCGCCTCGGCCTACATGGACTTCGGCAGCGAGGCGGCCGGGCCGCTGCTCGTCATCGACATTGGCGGCGGCTCCACCGAGTTCATCTACGGCAACAGCGCCGGCCGGGTGGACTTCCGCCACAGCTTTGACGTGGGCTCGGTGCGCCTCACCGAGCGTTTCATCCACTCCGATCCCGTCCCTCCCGCGGAGCGCGAGCGCGTCACCGCCCACCTTCGGGAGACCTTCTCCTCGCTGCCGCCTCCGCCGCCTGCCTCCGAGCTGGTAGGCGTGGCCGGGACGGTGACGACGCTCTACGCGCTCCAGCACCGGATCGATCCCTACGACTCCACGCGCGTGCACGGTGGAACCCTCACGGCCCTGCAGCTCGGACAGCTGGTGGATCAGCTCTGCTCGCTGCCGCTGGCCGACCGCCGCACCCTGCCCGGCCTCCAGCCCAAGCGCGCCGATGTCATCCCCGCCGGTGCGCTCATCCTGCACGAGGCCCTGCGCGCCCTCGGGCTCGACGAGTGCCGCGTGAGTGATCGCGGTCTGCGCTGGGGGCTGATGGCGCACCGCTTCGGGGCCTCCCGCTCATGA
- the murI gene encoding glutamate racemase, giving the protein MRQTSHGPIGVFDSGVGGLTVLKSLMERLPHESTLYLGDTARVPYGTKSGEVVTRYSLKNAQFLLERGIKLLVVACNTASAVALPALSAALPVPVIGVIAPGARAALKRTRGGGVGVIGTPGTVRSGAYQRELQAADPHVKVKARACPLFVPLAEEGWMTGEVPHLVAREYLADFAREGVDTLVLGCTHYPLLKGAIAEVVGPHVALVDSAEATAEATAELLALREMLAPEGAPTTHGYYVTDVPERFVEVGARFLGRPIPSAEQVDLSF; this is encoded by the coding sequence ATGCGGCAAACCAGCCACGGTCCCATTGGGGTGTTCGACTCGGGTGTCGGAGGGCTCACCGTCCTCAAGTCGCTCATGGAGAGACTCCCTCACGAGAGCACCCTCTATCTGGGCGACACGGCGCGCGTTCCCTACGGCACCAAGTCCGGCGAGGTGGTGACGCGCTACTCGCTCAAGAACGCGCAGTTCCTCCTCGAGCGCGGCATCAAGCTGCTGGTGGTGGCCTGCAACACGGCCTCCGCCGTGGCGCTGCCGGCGCTGTCGGCGGCCCTGCCAGTGCCGGTGATCGGGGTGATCGCCCCCGGCGCCCGTGCGGCCCTGAAGCGCACGCGGGGCGGCGGGGTGGGCGTCATCGGGACGCCGGGCACCGTCCGCTCCGGGGCATACCAGCGCGAGCTCCAGGCGGCGGACCCGCATGTGAAGGTGAAAGCGAGGGCCTGTCCGCTCTTCGTCCCGTTGGCGGAGGAGGGGTGGATGACGGGCGAGGTGCCGCACCTCGTGGCGCGCGAGTACCTGGCGGACTTCGCCCGCGAGGGCGTGGACACGCTGGTGCTGGGCTGCACCCACTACCCGCTGCTCAAGGGCGCCATCGCCGAGGTGGTGGGGCCCCACGTGGCACTGGTGGACTCGGCGGAGGCCACGGCGGAGGCCACGGCCGAGCTGCTGGCCCTGCGAGAGATGCTCGCGCCCGAGGGGGCCCCGACGACTCACGGTTACTACGTCACGGACGTGCCGGAGCGCTTCGTGGAGGTGGGGGCGCGCTTCCTGGGGCGCCCCATCCCCTCGGCAGAGCAGGTCGACCTGAGCTTCTAA
- the tolR gene encoding protein TolR, with protein sequence MGMSGGNRGQGRVTMSEINVTPMVDVMLVLLIIFMVTAPLIQQGVKVNLPEAKATPVEAADKKLVLSIDTAHRVFIGDAEVALNELETKLAANAKAQADKELYLHADRDVPYGIVVEVMAAAQRAGITNVGMITDPAAGAAASKGGSNTSKGSPKKEAKR encoded by the coding sequence ATGGGTATGAGCGGAGGCAACCGCGGCCAGGGCCGCGTCACCATGAGCGAGATCAACGTCACGCCCATGGTGGACGTGATGCTGGTGCTGCTCATCATCTTCATGGTGACGGCGCCCCTCATTCAGCAGGGCGTCAAGGTGAACCTCCCGGAGGCCAAGGCCACGCCCGTGGAGGCCGCAGACAAGAAGCTGGTGCTCTCCATCGATACCGCGCACCGCGTCTTCATCGGGGACGCCGAGGTGGCGCTGAACGAGCTGGAGACGAAGCTGGCCGCCAACGCCAAGGCCCAGGCCGACAAGGAGTTGTACCTCCATGCGGACCGGGACGTGCCCTACGGCATTGTGGTCGAGGTCATGGCGGCGGCCCAGCGCGCGGGCATCACCAACGTGGGGATGATCACGGACCCAGCGGCGGGTGCGGCGGCGTCCAAGGGAGGCAGCAACACCTCCAAGGGAAGCCCCAAGAAAGAGGCAAAGCGCTAG
- a CDS encoding MotA/TolQ/ExbB proton channel family protein translates to MMSHLPLALGAMNYLEIIRGASLIELSVLGLLMGVSVASWALIVMKHNQLSRARAQSLTFLDTFWKGTRLEGIYQTAQKLEGSPLSKVFCAGYEELSKLAQVKEGADGAMSERLGGIENVERALNRAATAQIMELESRVPFLGTVGAAAPFVGLFGTVIGILNAFNEIADKGNATLSTVAAPVGNALFATAAGLFAAIPAVVAYNSFVSRIKIFDTEMANFSADFLNIVKRHFFK, encoded by the coding sequence CTGATGTCGCACCTGCCCCTGGCGCTCGGCGCCATGAACTACCTGGAGATCATCCGCGGCGCCTCGCTCATCGAGCTGTCCGTGCTCGGGCTGCTCATGGGCGTCTCCGTGGCCTCCTGGGCCCTCATCGTCATGAAGCACAACCAGCTGTCCCGGGCTCGCGCACAGTCGCTCACCTTTCTGGACACGTTCTGGAAGGGAACGCGGCTGGAGGGCATCTACCAGACGGCGCAGAAGCTGGAGGGCTCGCCTCTGTCGAAGGTGTTCTGCGCTGGGTACGAGGAGCTGTCCAAGCTGGCCCAGGTCAAGGAAGGCGCGGACGGAGCCATGAGTGAGCGTCTGGGCGGCATCGAGAACGTGGAGCGGGCGCTGAACCGCGCGGCCACGGCGCAGATCATGGAGCTGGAGTCGCGGGTGCCGTTCCTGGGGACGGTGGGCGCGGCGGCGCCGTTCGTGGGGCTGTTCGGCACGGTGATTGGCATCCTGAACGCGTTCAACGAGATCGCCGACAAGGGCAACGCCACGCTGTCCACGGTGGCCGCACCGGTGGGCAACGCGCTGTTCGCCACGGCGGCGGGCCTGTTCGCCGCGATTCCGGCGGTGGTGGCGTACAACTCGTTCGTCAGCCGCATCAAGATCTTCGACACGGAGATGGCCAACTTCTCCGCGGACTTCCTCAACATCGTCAAGCGGCACTTCTTCAAGTAG
- a CDS encoding DPP IV N-terminal domain-containing protein produces the protein MKALLLSLLLLPIAALAQAPVIQISGANFRPMPLAVPAPLSVDEGGKRLANDFDEAFLFDLRASGIFQVLDRASFTADPKEGMTAGSINFARWSDVGAESLVKVQLGAEGNTLRGELRLFNVGTGREDFKASHDVPSTEPRQLAHLLADALYRHLTREASPFLSRIVFVRKAGSNRDVVVSDWDGNNARALTNGGINLLPALGPGGAVGFTSYRKGKPDLYIQKPGEEPKQVEQSGQMATGIAFSPDGKRIAYALAEGESTQLYVANADGSSPKKITDTPYGINSSPAWSPDGKRIAFVSNRGGSPQLYVMSADGSSPRRLTFQGNYNQTPDWSPRGDLIAFTARDERNAFDLFTVNVDTGKITRLTQDQGNNEEPTFSPNGRLILFTSTRDGTPRLYVMTADGNNQLALPMDKAGGLTPDWAPAQ, from the coding sequence GTGAAAGCCCTCCTCCTCTCGCTTCTGCTCCTTCCGATCGCGGCTCTCGCCCAGGCTCCGGTCATCCAGATCTCCGGGGCCAACTTCCGCCCCATGCCCCTCGCCGTCCCCGCGCCCCTGAGCGTGGACGAGGGCGGCAAACGGCTCGCCAATGACTTCGACGAGGCCTTCCTGTTCGACCTGCGCGCCTCCGGCATCTTCCAGGTGCTGGACCGCGCCAGCTTCACCGCCGACCCCAAGGAGGGGATGACGGCAGGCAGCATCAACTTCGCGCGCTGGTCGGACGTGGGCGCCGAGTCGCTCGTAAAGGTGCAGCTGGGCGCCGAGGGCAACACCCTGCGCGGCGAGCTGCGCCTGTTCAACGTCGGCACCGGCCGCGAGGACTTCAAGGCCAGCCACGACGTGCCCAGCACCGAGCCTCGCCAGTTGGCGCACCTGCTCGCGGACGCGCTCTACCGCCACCTCACCCGCGAGGCCAGCCCGTTCCTCTCGCGCATCGTCTTCGTGCGCAAGGCGGGCTCCAACCGGGACGTGGTCGTGTCCGACTGGGACGGCAACAATGCCCGCGCCCTCACCAATGGCGGCATCAACCTGCTGCCCGCCCTGGGTCCCGGTGGCGCCGTGGGCTTCACCTCCTACCGGAAGGGCAAGCCGGACCTCTACATCCAGAAGCCCGGCGAGGAGCCCAAGCAGGTGGAGCAAAGCGGGCAGATGGCCACCGGCATCGCCTTCTCTCCGGATGGCAAGCGCATCGCCTACGCGCTCGCCGAGGGCGAGAGCACCCAGCTCTATGTGGCCAACGCGGATGGCAGCTCGCCCAAGAAGATCACCGACACGCCCTACGGCATCAACTCCAGCCCCGCCTGGTCACCGGACGGCAAGCGCATCGCCTTCGTGTCCAACCGGGGCGGCTCGCCGCAGCTCTACGTGATGAGCGCGGACGGCTCGAGCCCGCGCCGACTCACCTTCCAGGGCAACTACAACCAGACGCCGGACTGGTCGCCTCGCGGGGACCTCATTGCCTTCACCGCCCGCGATGAGCGCAACGCGTTCGACCTGTTCACGGTGAACGTGGACACCGGGAAGATCACCCGCCTCACCCAGGACCAGGGCAACAACGAGGAGCCCACCTTCTCGCCCAATGGCCGCCTCATCCTCTTCACCTCCACCCGAGACGGCACACCCCGGCTCTACGTGATGACGGCGGATGGCAACAACCAGCTCGCCCTGCCCATGGACAAGGCCGGGGGCCTCACGCCCGACTGGGCCCCGGCGCAATGA
- a CDS encoding TonB family protein: protein MSLHPAVAQSMLVARPSRLSLFVGVSVAGHGLLLVIGLVYSALTAGPKVDPKIPVIKASLVRQGKPRDEKLLPRKEQPPPPPKEVKAPPAPPSEAAKPPDKSVVPVPVAKPQPAPAPQKGDTSGEDRRKRLFGAFDKTAKQAPPEELEGAEDGDPDGDSATAEGERYFALLSTQVRRNYDVADTIPDAERMYLKAQVQVRLGRAGEVLETRLATGSGNDLFDTAVLSAVKKAAPFSPPPDHLRDSLQKQGVVLEFRP, encoded by the coding sequence ATGTCGCTCCACCCCGCTGTCGCCCAGAGCATGCTCGTGGCCCGGCCCTCGCGGCTGAGCCTGTTCGTCGGCGTGTCCGTCGCCGGGCATGGGCTGCTGCTCGTCATCGGGCTGGTGTACTCGGCCCTGACAGCGGGGCCGAAGGTGGACCCGAAAATCCCCGTCATCAAGGCCTCGCTCGTGCGCCAGGGAAAGCCGCGCGACGAGAAGCTGCTGCCGCGCAAGGAGCAGCCTCCGCCTCCGCCCAAGGAGGTGAAGGCGCCTCCCGCTCCGCCCTCCGAAGCCGCCAAGCCCCCAGACAAGTCCGTGGTCCCCGTGCCCGTGGCCAAGCCACAGCCTGCCCCTGCTCCGCAGAAGGGTGACACCTCGGGCGAGGACCGGCGCAAGCGGCTGTTCGGTGCCTTCGACAAGACGGCGAAGCAGGCCCCGCCCGAAGAGCTCGAGGGCGCCGAGGACGGCGATCCGGACGGCGACTCCGCCACCGCCGAGGGCGAGCGCTACTTCGCGCTGCTGTCCACCCAGGTCCGCCGCAACTACGACGTCGCCGACACCATCCCCGATGCCGAGCGGATGTACCTCAAGGCGCAGGTGCAGGTGCGCCTGGGCCGGGCTGGCGAGGTGCTCGAGACGCGCCTGGCCACCGGCAGCGGGAACGATCTGTTCGATACCGCCGTGCTGTCCGCGGTGAAGAAAGCCGCTCCCTTCTCCCCTCCCCCTGATCATCTGCGTGACTCGCTCCAGAAGCAGGGGGTCGTCCTGGAGTTCCGCCCGTGA
- the carF gene encoding plasmanylethanolamine desaturase yields the protein MKNNVTNKVRQQDAKVLAQGYTRAIRLMDIASIVTFLALEGTLVYQLWGNPHVGPWLVLSVVLLGYLMADFVSGFVHWMADTWGSANMPAIGKAFVRPFREHHVDEKAITRHDFIETNGNNCLISIPVAIMCVAMPHTSTAWVFLAGSLGSMIFWVMATNQFHKWSHLDNPPALISFFQRVHLILPPAHHQIHHTAPYNKYYCITVGWLNKPLAMIAFFPTMERIVTWATGLLPRQDDIGTEAATALLASEVGGEAPVVQAAKALLERTEEPESISSARPSA from the coding sequence ACAACGTCACCAACAAGGTCCGTCAGCAGGACGCCAAGGTCCTGGCCCAGGGCTACACGCGCGCCATCCGCTTGATGGACATCGCCAGCATCGTCACCTTCCTCGCGCTGGAGGGGACGCTGGTGTACCAGCTGTGGGGTAACCCCCATGTGGGGCCCTGGCTGGTGCTGAGCGTGGTGCTCCTGGGCTACCTGATGGCGGACTTCGTGTCCGGCTTCGTGCACTGGATGGCGGACACGTGGGGCTCGGCCAACATGCCGGCCATCGGCAAGGCCTTCGTGCGGCCCTTCCGCGAGCACCACGTGGACGAGAAGGCCATCACCCGCCACGACTTCATCGAGACCAACGGCAACAACTGCCTGATCTCCATCCCCGTGGCCATCATGTGCGTGGCCATGCCGCACACCAGCACCGCGTGGGTGTTCCTGGCCGGTTCGCTCGGGTCGATGATCTTCTGGGTGATGGCGACCAACCAGTTCCACAAGTGGTCGCACCTGGACAACCCGCCCGCGCTCATCTCCTTCTTCCAGCGGGTGCACCTCATCCTTCCGCCGGCGCACCACCAGATCCACCACACGGCGCCCTACAACAAGTACTACTGCATCACCGTGGGCTGGCTGAACAAGCCGCTGGCGATGATCGCCTTCTTCCCCACGATGGAGCGGATCGTCACCTGGGCCACAGGCCTGTTGCCGCGCCAGGATGACATCGGCACCGAGGCGGCTACGGCCCTGCTCGCGTCCGAGGTGGGCGGAGAGGCCCCGGTGGTGCAGGCCGCCAAGGCCCTGCTGGAGCGCACCGAGGAGCCCGAGTCCATCTCCTCCGCACGCCCCTCCGCCTGA